From the Gramella sp. Hel_I_59 genome, one window contains:
- a CDS encoding SDR family NAD(P)-dependent oxidoreductase codes for MKTALITGATSGIGKSTAIRFAVEGFRLILCGRRLERLQQLQQELAVETEVHILNFDVRNRQEVFDNLDSLPEEFRQIDILVNNAGNAHGLDPIQFGDMDDWDNMLDINVKGLLYMSKAVIPGMMERKSGHIINIGSTAGKEVYPNGNVYCASKHAVDAINQGMRIDLNGNGIRVGAINPGLTETEFSDVRFKGDAAKADKVYQGFQALQPEDIADIIHFTVTRPYHVNIADLTVMCTAQASSTIVDKN; via the coding sequence ATGAAAACAGCCCTTATAACCGGCGCTACGAGCGGGATAGGAAAGTCTACTGCCATACGCTTCGCAGTGGAAGGATTTAGATTGATACTTTGTGGTCGACGACTCGAAAGACTTCAGCAATTACAGCAGGAACTGGCTGTAGAAACCGAGGTACATATCCTCAATTTTGATGTAAGAAATCGACAGGAAGTATTTGATAATCTTGACAGTCTTCCTGAGGAATTCAGGCAAATCGATATTCTCGTGAATAACGCTGGTAATGCCCATGGATTGGATCCAATTCAATTTGGTGATATGGATGACTGGGACAATATGCTGGACATCAATGTAAAAGGTCTTTTATATATGAGTAAGGCGGTCATCCCGGGAATGATGGAAAGAAAATCTGGTCATATTATCAATATTGGTTCTACTGCGGGAAAAGAAGTCTATCCAAATGGAAATGTATACTGTGCCAGCAAACATGCGGTGGATGCCATTAATCAGGGAATGCGAATCGACCTCAATGGCAACGGAATTCGGGTTGGTGCAATAAATCCAGGACTCACCGAAACTGAATTTAGCGATGTAAGATTTAAAGGAGATGCTGCTAAAGCTGATAAGGTTTACCAGGGTTTTCAAGCCTTGCAACCGGAAGATATTGCAGACATTATTCACTTTACAGTTACCAGGCCTTACCATGTAAACATTGCCGACCTTACTGTGATGTGTACAGCACAGGCCAGCAGTACCATTGTAGATAAAAACTAG
- a CDS encoding ATP-binding protein produces the protein MINKRLLIKNLLAHNDENSFYDKKRQLNIGEREGKAKFLKHICALSNSNPENNSYIVIGVEDEDSKIVGIDFFDDSKIQNLINAYLSNPPRISYENIPFPHLPDHLVVGLVTIRPNHAKICCFRKNIWKYYGGSIFMRDGSISMPKVFDIEIQDVNSAQVASIENHSHNNIEYTLDGVFDFMRKRKDYSPSYKVFKEYFVVCWAGREKKINQQSYYSRVDIELINEQVKLFYSALDEVSIIQNEDSFKILEYVHLGLHDQFKYYPLEEVTISFGNNGSYEIESNVIFEAPKFDKKTLYHIYNTNRSLVDKLRNGIDLNTEDLKDLRNLPSTYLLCYLNNFSDALDKLEEARPYLKNFGAEYYQSYKDSMRILRKVKYN, from the coding sequence ATGATCAATAAAAGACTTCTTATTAAAAATCTGCTGGCTCATAATGATGAGAATAGCTTTTACGATAAGAAGCGGCAATTGAACATTGGCGAACGTGAAGGGAAAGCGAAATTCCTGAAGCATATCTGCGCGCTTTCCAATTCCAATCCTGAAAACAATTCTTATATCGTGATTGGGGTTGAGGACGAGGATAGCAAAATAGTAGGCATCGATTTTTTCGATGATAGTAAAATTCAGAATTTGATTAACGCCTACCTCAGCAATCCTCCGCGAATATCTTATGAGAATATTCCTTTTCCACATTTACCAGATCACCTGGTGGTTGGACTGGTCACCATCAGGCCCAATCATGCTAAGATCTGTTGCTTCAGAAAAAATATCTGGAAATATTATGGCGGGTCCATTTTTATGCGGGATGGAAGCATCTCAATGCCTAAGGTTTTTGATATAGAAATTCAGGATGTAAATTCGGCTCAGGTAGCATCTATCGAAAATCATTCTCACAATAATATTGAATATACTCTGGACGGCGTATTCGATTTTATGCGGAAAAGAAAGGATTACAGTCCTAGCTATAAGGTATTCAAGGAGTATTTCGTGGTATGCTGGGCGGGAAGGGAGAAAAAGATCAATCAGCAGTCCTATTATTCAAGGGTAGATATTGAGCTTATCAACGAACAGGTAAAACTATTCTATTCTGCTCTTGATGAGGTAAGTATTATTCAGAATGAAGACAGTTTTAAGATCCTGGAATATGTGCATCTTGGATTACACGATCAGTTTAAGTACTATCCTTTAGAGGAAGTAACCATTAGTTTCGGTAATAATGGGAGCTATGAAATTGAAAGTAATGTTATTTTTGAAGCTCCGAAGTTCGATAAAAAGACACTATATCATATTTACAATACTAATCGCAGTCTTGTGGATAAATTGAGGAACGGTATTGATCTTAATACTGAAGATCTTAAGGATCTGCGGAATTTACCGTCTACCTATTTACTTTGCTATTTGAACAATTTTTCAGATGCATTGGATAAACTTGAAGAGGCCCGACCTTATCTGAAGAATTTTGGAGCTGAATATTACCAGTCCTACAAAGACAGTATGAGAATTTTAAGAAAAGTAAAATATAATTAA